Proteins from a single region of Sesamum indicum cultivar Zhongzhi No. 13 linkage group LG5, S_indicum_v1.0, whole genome shotgun sequence:
- the LOC105162099 gene encoding ABC transporter G family member 32 (The sequence of the model RefSeq protein was modified relative to this genomic sequence to represent the inferred CDS: added 23 bases not found in genome assembly), whose product MWNSAENFSARSESFREDVDDEEALRWAALERLPTYRRIRRGIFRNMVGDTKEIDIHTLQAEEQKIVLDRLINSVDDDWENFFTRVRRRFDRVDMDLPKVEVRFQHLTVESFVHVGSRALPTISNFIINMTEALFRQLRIHSGKRRKLTILDDISGIIRPGRLTLLLGPPSSGKTTLLVALAGRLRSDLQMSGKVTYNGHALNEFVPQRTSAYISQQDWHIAEMTVRETLDFSARCQGVGYKYDMLLELLRREKVSGTKPDEDLDIFMKALSLEGKETGILVEYILKILGLDLCADTLVGDEMIKGISGGQKKRLTTGELLVGPSRVLFMDEISTGLDSATTYQIIKYLRHSTCALEGTTVISLLQPAPETYELFDDLILLSEGKIVYQGPRAAVLEFFAYMGFSCPDRKNVADFLQEVISKKDQEQYWASSDRPYRYIPVMRFAEAFSSYRIGKNLCEELDVPFDKRYNHPAALSSSQYGVKKIELLKTNFDWQLLLMKRNLFIYVFKFIQLLLVALITMSVFCRATLHHDTVDDGGLYLGELYFSMVIILFNGFTEVSMLVAKLPILYKHRDLHFYPSWAYTIPSWLLSIPTSLIESGFWVAVTYYVVGFDPNITRFLRQFVLFFFLHQMSIGLFRLMGSLGRNMIVANTFGSFAMLIVMALGGYIISRDRIPPWWIWGFWISPLMYAQDAASVNEFLGHSWDKTSADNSTQSLGKALLKARNLFPESYWYWIGVGALVGYTILFNILFTLFLSKLSPLGKHQAIVSKVELEDREKMQKGEPVVIQLRDFLQHSGSFAKKSFKQRGMVLPFQQVCMSFSNISYYVDVPLELKQQGILEDKLKLLNNITGAFRPGVLTALVGVSGAGKTTLMDVLAGRKTGGTIEGNISISGYPKRQETFARISGYCEQNDIHSPCLTVHESLLFSAWLRLPSDIDLQTQKAFVDEVMELVELTPLKGALVGLPGVDGLSTEQRKRLTIAVELVVNPSIVFMDEPTSGLDARAAAIVMRTVRNIVNTGRTIVCTIHQPSIDIFESFDELLFMKRGGELIYAGPLGPKSSKLIDYFEGIDGLPRIRPGYNPATWMLEVTSSAEENRLGVDFAEIYRKSTLFQFNEELVARLSKPAVDSEDLNFPTKYSRSYFDQFVACLWKQNLSYWRNPQYTAVRFFYTVIISLMLGTICWEFGSKRDTQQDIFNAMGSMYVAVLFVGITNATAVQPVVSVERFVSYRERAAGTYSALPFAFAQVAIEFPYVFVQALIYCTIFYSLASFEWAASKFLWYTFFMYFTMLYFTFYGMMTTAVTPNHNVAAIIAAPFYMLWNLFSGFMIPHKRIPIWWRWYYWANPVAWSLYGLVASQYSDSDRLVKLSDGAKLMSIKLLVKNVFGFRHDFIGIAGFMLVGFCMLFALIFAYAIKSFNFQRR is encoded by the exons AGTTGATATGGACTTACCGAAGGTTGAAGTTAGATTTCAACATTTAACAGTTGAATCATTTGTTCATGTTGGTAGTAGAGCTTTGCCTacgatttcaaattttatcatcaacaTGACTGAG GCTTTATTCAGGCAGCTAAGAATACACTCTGGTAAGAGAAGAAAGCTGACaattttagatgatattagTGGGATAATTCGACCAGGAAG aTTAACTTTATTATTAGGTCCTCCAAGCTCTGGGAAGACGACGCTACTGGTAGCCCTTGCTGGACGCCTCAGATCTGATCTTCAG ATGTCAGGTAAAGTAACCTACAACGGGCATGCTCTTAATGAGTTTGTTCCCCAAAGGACATCTGCTTATATCAGTCAACAAGATTGGCACATAGCAGAGATGACAGTAAGAGAAACACTAGACTTCTCAGCACGCTGTCAAGGTGTTGGTTATAAATATG ATATGCTTCTGGAACTTTTAAGAAGAGAGAAGGTTTCTGGAACAAAGCCTGATGAAGATCTTGATATATTCATGAAG GCATTGTCTTTGGAGGGGAAGGAGACAGGCATTTTAGTGGAATACATTTTGAAG ATCTTAGGACTGGACCTCTGTGCGGATACTCTGGTTGGAGATGAAATGATTAAAGGAATCTCTGGTGGTCAGAAAAAGCGTCTGACAACAG GTGAATTATTAGTGGGTCCGTCAAGAGTGCTATTCATGGATGAAATATCAACTGGTCTTGATAGTGCGACTACATACCAAATCATCAAGTATCTTAGGCATTCAACCTGTGCACTTGAAGGAACCACCGTGATTTCTCTGCTTCAACCAGCACCTGAGACTTATGAGTTATTTGATGATCTTATTCTCTTGTCTGAAGGCAAGATTGTATACCAGGGACCTCGTGCAGCTGTCCTCGAATTCTTTGCATATATGGGTTTCAGTTGTCCGGATCGGAAAAATGTGGCGGACTTCCTTCAAGAA GTTATATCAAAGAAGGACCAAGAGCAATACTGGGCTTCATCTGATCGGCCCTACCGATACATACCAGTTATGAGATTTGCTGAAGCCTTTAGCTCATACAGGATAGGGAAGAATTTATGTGAGGAACTAGATGTCCCCTTTGATAAGCGTTACAATCATCCAGCAGCTTTATCATCTTCTCAATATGGGGTCAAGAAGATTGAACTTCTTAAAACCAACTTTGACTGGCAATTACTTCTTATGAAGCGGAATCTGTTTATCTATGTTTTCAAATTCATACAG CTCCTTTTGGTTGCTCTGATTACAATGAGTGTTTTCTGCCGGGCTACACTGCATCATGATACAGTTGATGATGGAGGCCTTTATCTGGGAGAATTGTACTTTTCAATGGTGATTATTCTTTTCAATGGCTTCACAGAGGTTTCCATGCTGGTTGCCAAGCTTCCGATTCTTTACAAGCACAGGGACTTGCACTTCTACCCCAGTTGGGCATATACAATACCTTCATGGCTTTTAAGCATTCCAACTTCATTGATAGAGTCTGGTTTCTGGGTGGCAGTAACATACTATGTGGTTGGATTCGACCCAAACATTACCAG ATTTCTTCGGCAGTTCgtgcttttcttctttcttcatcAAATGTCTATAGGTCTTTTCCGTCTGATGGGTTCATTGGGCCGCAACATGATTGTGGCAAATACTTTTGGATCCTTTGCTATGTTGATAGTCATGGCTCTTGGAGGATACATCATTTCAAGAG ATAGGATCCCTCCTTGGTGGATCTGGGGATTTTGGATTTCCCCGCTAATGTATGCTCAAGATGCTGCTTCTGTGAATGAAT ACAAGTGCGGACAACTCAACTCAGTCACTTGGCAAAGCATTGCTAAAGGCTCGCAATTTGTTCCCTGAAAGTTACTGGTACTGGATTGGTGTTGGTGCTTTGGTCGGTTATACCATCTTATTCAATATCCTTTTTACGCTGTTCCTCTCAAAGCTGAGCC CTCTGGGGAAGCATCAAGCTATTGTTTCTAAGGTGGAGCTTGAAGACAGGGAGAAGATGCAAAAAGGAGAACCTGTTGTAATACAGCTAAGAGACTTTTTGCAGCACTCAGGCTCGTTTGCTA AGAAGAGTTTTAAACAAAGAGGCATGGTGCTTCCGTTTCAGCAAGTCTGTATGTCTTTCAGCAATATCAGTTACTATGTGGATGTACCCCTG GAACTGAAGCAGCAAGGCATATTAGAGGACAAACTGAAGTTATTGAATAATATCACAGGAGCATTCAGGCCTGGTGTGCTCACTGCATTAGTCGGAGTAAGTGGGGCTGGAAAAACCACCCTTATGGATGTATTAGCTGGTAGAAAGACTGGTGGTACTATAGAAGGAAACATCAGTATATCTGGCTATCCTAAAAGACAAGAGACCTTCGCTAGAATATCAGGGTACTGTGAGCAAAATGATATTCATTCTCCCTGCTTAACTGTTCATGAATCGCTTCTGTTCTCTGCATGGTTGCGGTTACCGTCAGATATTGACTTGCAAACTCAAAAG GCATTTGTTGATGAGGTGATGGAACTTGTGGAGCTGACTCCTCTAAAAGGAGCTTTGGTAGGTCTACCAGGAGTTGATGGACTATCAACGGAGCAAAGAAAACGCCTTACTATTGCGGTTGAACTGGTAGTCAATCCTTCTATAGTGTTCATGGATGAACCCACATCAGGGTTGGATGCTAGGGCTGCAGCCATTGTCATGAGGACTGTGAGGAATATAGTAAATACTGGAAGAACAATAGTTTGCACAATTCATCAACCCAGCATTGACATCTTTGAATCCTTCGATGAG CTTTTATTTATGAAACGGGGAGGAGAGCTCATTTATGCTGGTCCACTTGGTCCCAAGTCTAGCAAACTGATAGACTATTTTGAG GGGATTGACGGATTACCGAGGATAAGGCCTGGATATAATCCTGCTACATGGATGTTAGAGGTTACATCATCAGCAGAAGAAAACCGCCTCGGTGTTGATTTTGCtgaaatttacagaaaatctACCCTCTTTCA ATTTAATGAAGAGTTGGTTGCGAGGCTAAGCAAACCGGCTGTTGATTCAGAAGATCTCAATTTTCCTACAAAGTATTCACGGTcgtattttgatcaatttgttGCATGCCTCTGGAAGCAGAACCTATCATACTGGCGAAACCCACAATACACTGCAGTTCGCTTCTTCTACACAGTGATAATATCGCTGATGCTTGGAACAATATGTTGGGAATTTGGTTCCAAAAG GGACACACAGCAGGACATTTTTAATGCCATGGGATCAATGTATGTAGCAGTGCTGTTTGTTGGAATTACCAATGCAACTGCTGTTCAACCAGTTGTTTCTGTTGAAAGATTTGTTTCGTATAGAGAAAGGGCAGCAGGAACATATTCAGCTTTGCCATTTGCATTTGCTCAG GTCGCTATCGAGTTTCCTTATGTGTTCGTGCAAGCACTAATTTACTGCACGATATTCTACTCGTTGGCCTCCTTTGAGTGGGCTGCTTCTAAATTTCTGTGGTACACATTTTTTATGTACTTCACTATGTTGTATTTCACCTTTTATGGCATGATGACAACTGCTGTCACTCCCAACCACAATGTCGCCGCCATTATTGCTGCCCCGTTCTATATGCTTTGGAATCTCTTCAGTGGATTCATGATACCTCACAAG AGAATTCCAATATGGTGGAGATGGTATTATTGGGCAAACCCTGTTGCTTGGAGTCTCTATGGACTCGTTGCTTCTCAATATTCTGACAGTGATCGACTTGTAAAACTTTCGGATGGAGCTAAATTGATGTCAATAAAGCTGTTAGTCAAGAATGTTTTCGGATTCAGGCATGATTTCATTGGTATCGCAGGGTTTATGTTGGTAGGTTTTTGTATGTTATTCGCTCTGATCTTTGCTTATGCCATCAAATCGTTTAACTTTCAGAGGAGATGA
- the LOC105162097 gene encoding uncharacterized protein LOC105162097: MANSLCFSPLISFNTAEKPGPVSLHAGRKVNWLSDATYSSRTADFRVLKAADKKSSTKTTSILCTDCEGNGAKKCPQCEGTGVNSVDHFNGQFKAGTLCWLCRGKKEILCGNCNGAGFMGGFMSTFED; this comes from the exons ATGGCGAactctctttgtttttcaccTCTGATTTCCTTCAACACCGCTGAAAAACCTG GACCTGTAAGTCTCCATGCTGGTAGGAAAGTCAATTGGCTATCTGATGCCACATACAGCTCTAGAACTGCTGATTTCAGAGTTTTAAAG GCCGCAGACAAAAAATCTAGCACCAAAACGACTAGCATTCTCTGTACTGATTGTGAGGGAAATG GTGCAAAAAAATGTCCCCAGTGTGAAGGTACTGGAGTTAATTCAGTGGATCACTTTAACGGGCAGTTCAAAGCTGGCACCTTGTGTTGGCTTTGCAG GGGTAAAAAGGAGATCCTTTGTGGAAATTGTAATGGTGCTGGCTTCATGGGTGGTTTCATGAGCACATTCGAAGATTAG
- the LOC105162098 gene encoding probable sugar phosphate/phosphate translocator At4g32390: MGKGGALSEGVLKKILLSYTYVAIWIFLSFMVIVYNKYILDPKMYNWPYPISLTMIHMAFCSSLAYILVRILKVVDPVTMSWDLYVKSVIPIGLLYSLSLWLSNSAYIYLSVSFIQMLKALMPVAVYTIGVMFKKESFKSETMANMISISIGVAIAAYGEAKFDSMGVVLQLGAVAFEATRLVMIQILLTSRGISLNPITSLYYVAPCCLVFLFLPWVYVEYPILTEKSSFHLDFVIFGTNSFCAFALNLAVFLLVGKTSALTMNVAGVVKDWLLIAFSWSVIKDTVTPINLLGYALAFLGVGYYNHSKLQALKAKETQKKSQQSDEEAGMLLAEKNEESSGSKKNESHD; the protein is encoded by the coding sequence ATGGGTAAAGGTGGGGCTTTGAGCGAAGGTGTACTGAAGAAGATCCTTCTCTCCTATACATATGTAGCCATATGgatctttctctctttcatgGTGATCGTCTACAACAAGTACATCCTAGATCCAAAGATGTATAATTGGCCTTACCCCATATCCCTCACTATGATTCACATGGCTTTCTGCTCATCCTTAGCTTATATACTCGTACGCATCCTGAAGGTTGTCGATCCCGTCACCATGTCTTGGGATCTTTACGTTAAATCTGTAATTCCAATTGGCCTTCTCTACTCTCTATCCCTTTGGCTTTCTAATTCTGCCTACATTTATCTTTCCGTGTCCTTCATCCAAATGCTTAAGGCCCTTATGCCTGTTGCCGTATACACCATAGGCGTGATGTTCAAGAAGGAGAGTTTCAAATCCGAGACAATGGCTAATATGATCTCTATCTCAATTGGGGTTGCGATTGCGGCATATGGTGAGGCAAAGTTTGATTCCATGGGCGTTGTTCTTCAACTCGGTGCTGTCGCTTTTGAGGCCACCAGGCTTGTCATGATTCAGATCTTACTTACTTCTAGGGGTATCTCCCTCAATCCCATCACCTCCCTTTATTATGTAGCTCCATGTTGCttggttttcttgtttcttccgTGGGTTTACGTCGAGTATCCCATTCTGACGGAGAAATCAAGCTTCCATCTTGATTTCGTGATTTTCGGGACCAATTCATTCTGCGCATTTGCGCTGAACCTGGCTGTGTTCTTGCTTGTTGGGAAGACATCTGCCTTGACCATGAACGTGGCCGGCGTGGTGAAGGATTGGCTTTTGATCGCCTTCTCTTGGTCTGTGATTAAGGATACGGTGACTCCTATCAACTTACTTGGTTATGCATTGGCGTTCTTGGGTGTGGGTTATTACAATCACTCCAAATTGCAAGCGCTGAAGGCCAAGGAAACTCAAAAGAAGTCTCAACAATCTGATGAGGAAGCTGGAATGTTGTTGGCGGAAAAGAACGAGGAGAGTAGTGGAAGCAAGAAGAACGAGTCACACGATTGA